A window from Culex pipiens pallens isolate TS chromosome 3, TS_CPP_V2, whole genome shotgun sequence encodes these proteins:
- the LOC120432611 gene encoding uncharacterized protein LOC120432611 — protein sequence MKHNLGAVRTMATLAGLVLAGMATAGYGSDPHLFENRDGYIIGNYLHASEQDIRDFFWTGSGDGPAALNPFDRFPISEDAIIKTATVVATVYIDRSNEGGGGGHGPGDDLCIFDCPPGGGDGLDDTIDNVTPTDRRFWLMTVVGGLFGRKDYPELEGKLARLYRVAFTRQQALHLGINNNTLHGGRQSSSSSSLASARTMKLLAKRRAKRRASYDGAVGLRISDGHRQAVSDVSRGGGRNVLVNEHVQTYEQQFRRRRRRKKLHKRDADDDGSSGEEDEDDGQKVVVVSESGLKEDRDEHMQQLQRFSTPGDGDDAPPNQQDDFTVDQNDGGTGPLTRNYDKDAYSSSGKRRVRILIHNTSHLRDDDDNDEDLPASMTVDSPRSNQLLNQTEIIYSVFVGGQPVLATTAAEDMKLMSQEEVEHVMEAMVYLKADPYLKEPQATPLIPSTYNGNSSNVIALIGQNPTLFVVSCVAAALFLVLLIGIFLVARGKRKHVTELKKLESTQALVMPGSSGGDDLNTVRSESGSSHASPLTRDPSAVSVIGSVPTTQKPSPTIHFPLPPMSRPTSSSSYSSDSSVYYPKRKLKHHTQELLDERAVTLTNKLQKQFGSLAGAENVYASVQKPKKEHPHKRRRKYLGENRVGSFEGAMLHAPGSPITSSETQSGSGSSEQSYDPQAVAKSPPYQHNETYNTDVIMKHYLKKKVQHGHYNAGFTMEQQQHAGPIEAFNKDKIRCMEMGGRASVDTGSIGSYLSMASVKSFPRCFVPEPLSRVLEPVTMTHLDQSEGGYGDKSTAPGTASTSQYNTDTEAHLSRSQSDGADPGVVGPIVWQMHKKEMEEMTSPLRDPVVTRNRFEGLLEGAIQLYSEPADKEEANKHSIPLPGVIRPPVETRGKSAAVVRSPRRESSRACSATVRPVTAAGQAARNKLESSGPPSPGRGAWGSGAHSPLVRPMSAGPFHTPLAPQIDITRVVAPRTVLQSTELSTAPLLQNIMHELKRFRNE from the exons ATGGCTACATAATTGGCAATTATCTGCACGCTTCGGAGCAGGACATCCGGGACTTTTTCTGGACCGGTTCGGGGGACGGCCCGGCCGCGCTAAATCCCTTCGACCGGTTTCCAATCAGTGAAGATGCAATCATTAAAACGGCCACCGTCGTGGCCACGGTCTACATTGACCGGAGCAACGAAGGTGGCGGTGGCGGCCATGGCCCGGGGGATGATTTGTGCATCTTCGATTGTCCTCCGGGGGGTGGTGACGGATTGGATGACACCATCGACAATGTCACCCCCACCGATCGGCGCTTCTGGCTGATGACGGTCGTCGGGGGACTCTTTGGGCGGAAGGATTATCCCGAGTTGGAGGGGAAGCTGGCCCGACTGTACCGGGTGGCGTTCACCAG ACAACAGGCCTTACATCTGGGCATCAACAACAACACACTTCACGGTGGTCGGCAATCTTCGTCTTCTTCCTCGCTGGCATCGGCCAGAACCATGAAACTGTTGGCTAAGCGACGGGCCAAACGGAGGGCTTCGTACGACGGAGCAGTTGGTTTGAGGATCAGTGACGGCCACCGTCAGGCAGTGAGCGACGTTTCAAGAGGCGGCGGCAGGAATGTCCTGGTGAATGAACATGTCCAAACGTACGAGCAGCAGTTCCGGCGACGAAGGCGTAGGAAAAAACTCCACAAGAGGGATGCCGACGATGATGGGTCATCCGGTGAGGAAGACGAGGACGACGGCCAGAAGGTGGTGGTCGTGTCCGAGAGCGGGTTGAAGGAGGACCGGGATGAACACATGCAGCAGCTGCAACG TTTCAGCACACCCGGCGACGGTGACGATGCACCTCCGAACCAGCAGGACGACTTCACCGTGGACCAGAACGACGGTGGAACGGGACCACTTACGCGTAATTATGACAAGGATGCTTACTCGTCGTCGGGCAAGCGTCGGGTCCGGATTCTGATACACAACACCAGCCACTTGCGCGACGACGATGACAATGACGAGGACCTGCCGGCATCGATGACTGTCGACTCGCCGAGATCAAA CCAATTACTGAACCAGACCGAAATCATCTACTCGGTGTTCGTCGGAGGTCAACCGGTGCTGGCGACGACGGCCGCCGAAGATATGAAACTTATGTCCCAGGAAGAGGTCGAGCACGTCATGGAGGCGATGGTTTACTTGAAAGCGGATC CCTACCTGAAGGAACCCCAGGCCACACCGCTCATCCCGTCAACGTACAACGGCAACTCCTCGAACGTGATTGCCCTGATCGGCCAGAATCCGACGCTGTTTGTGGTGTCGTGCGTGGCGGCCGCCCTGTTTCTGGTGCTGCTGATTGGCATATTCCTGGTGGCCCGCGGCAAACGGAAGCATGTGACGGAGCTCAAGAA actgGAGTCAACGCAAGCCCTAGTCATGCCTGGTAGCTCCGGTGGAGATGACCTCAACACGGTCCGCTCGGAAAGTGGCAGTAGTCATGCCTCTCCGCTAACTCGTGACCCATCGGCGGTCAGCGTAATCGGATCCGTCCCGACAACGCAGAAGCCATCTCCAACGATCCACTTTCCACTGCCACCGATGTCCAGACCAACATCGTCCTCCAGCTATTCGTCGGACTCGTCGGTTTACTACCCGAAACGGAAGCTGAAGCATCACACCCAGGAACTGCTGGACGAGCGGGCGGTCACGTTGACGAACAAGCTTCAGAAGCAGTTTGGATCGCTGGCCGGAGCTGAAAACGTGTACGCTTCGGTTCAGAAACCTAAGAAGGAACATCCGCACAAGCGGCGTCGGAAATACTTGGGCGAGAATCGGGTGGGTTCCTTCGAGGGAGCGATGCTGCACGCCCCGGGAAGTCCCATAACGAGCAGTGAGACGCAAAGCGGCAGTGGTTCCAGCGAACAGTCGTACGACCCGCAAGCGGTGGCCAAGTCTCCGCCGTACCAACACAACGAAACCTACAACACGGACGTGATCATGAAGCACTACCTGAAGAAGAAGGTCCAGCACGGTCACTACAACGCTGGGTTCACgatggagcagcagcagcacgcgGGTCCGATCGAGGCGTTCAACAAGGACAAGATCCGGTGCATGGAGATGGGCGGTCGCGCTTCGGTTGACACTGGAAGTATTGGGTCGTACCTGAGCATGGCGTCGGTGAAGAGTTTTCCGAG ATGCTTCGTCCCGGAACCATTGAGTCGCGTGCTGGAGCCTGTCACGATGACCCACCTAGATCAATCGGAGGGTGGTTACGGGGATAAGTCCACAGCGCCAGGGACGGCCTCCACTAGTCAGTACAACACCGATACGGAAGCGCATTTGTCGCGATCTCAGAGTGATGGCGCGGATCCCGGGGTGGTCGGACCAATCGTGTGGCAAATGCACAAGAAGGAGATGGAAG AAATGACTAGTCCCCTGCGTGACCCGGTGGTCACGAGGAATCGCTTCGAAGGCCTCCTCGAGGGTGCCATCCAACTCTACTCGGAACCGGCGGACAAGGAGGAAGCCAACAAACACTCGATCCCGCTACCCGGTGTGATCCGGCCACCGGTGGAAACCCGCGGCAAGTCGGCGGCCGTTGTAAG ATCACCCCGCAGGGAGTCGTCCCGGGCGTGCTCGGCCACGGTTCGGCCCGTCACGGCGGCCGGCCAGGCGGCCCGTAACAAGCTGGAAAGCTCCGGTCCACCTTCACCCGGACGGGGTGCCTGGGGCAGCGGAGCTCACTCGCCGCTGGTGCGACCCATGAGTGCCGGACCGTTCCACACCCCGCTGGCCCCCCAAATCGACATCACCCGCGTTGTGGCACCGCGGACGGTGCTCCAGTCGACGGAACTGTCCACGGCACCGCTGCTGCAGAACATCATGCACGAACTGAAACGGTTCCGGAACGAGTGA